Proteins encoded together in one Lathyrus oleraceus cultivar Zhongwan6 chromosome 5, CAAS_Psat_ZW6_1.0, whole genome shotgun sequence window:
- the LOC127081172 gene encoding uncharacterized protein LOC127081172, with protein MDPIKYIFKKPVVSGRISQWKMLLTEYDIQYVTQKAIQGSVLSDYLSHQPMEAHQPKKFDFPDEDIMFIRDCNISGPAEGPEPGSRWTLMFDGASNAKGHGIGEIITSPTSFHISFTSRLCFDCTNNMAEYEACIYDTELAIDLRIKILEVYWNYTLVISQVRGDWETRGKKLVLYREHVVKRTPCFNEITFHYIPREENYLTNALATMATMFKVKWKNEAPAIHIDHLGEPAHCLAMEAESDDKSWFYDINRYLEKQEYPEKASMTDKKALKIFCAKFFLKGDVLYKMNLYFVLL; from the coding sequence atggatccaataaagtacatttTTAAAAAGCCTGTTGTCAGTGGAAGAATTTCCCAGTGGAAAATGTTGTTAACcgagtacgacatccaatatgTAACACAGAAAGCTATCCAAGGGAGCGTCTTGTCTGACTACCTTTCCCATCAACCCATGGAAGCTCATCAACCAAAGAagtttgactttcctgatgaggacatcatgttcaTTCGAGATTGCAATATCTCAGGCCCTGCCGAAGGACCAGAACCAGGATCGCGGTGGACGCTCATGTTCGATGGTGCCTCTAATGCAAAAGGTCATGGGATAGGAGAAATCATCACATCTCCGACTAGTTTTCACATTTCATTCACCTCTAGATTATGCTTTGACTGCACcaacaacatggcagaatatgaggcATGCATCTATGATACTGAATTAGCTATTGACTTAAGAATCAAGATTCTTGAAGTGTATTGGAACTATACTTTGGTGATCAGTCAAGTTCGAGGAGACTGGGAAACTCGGGGTAAGAAGTTGGTTTTGTACAGAGAACACGTGGTGAAACGGACTCCATGTTTTAATGAAATCACTTTTCATTATATCCCAAGGGAAGAGAATTATTTAACTAATGCTCTAGCTACTATGGCAACCATGTTTAAAGTCaagtggaagaatgaagcacctGCCATCCATATTGATCACTTGGGTGAACCAGCGCATTGTCTAGCAATGGAGGCCGAATCTGACGATAAGTCTTGGTTTTATGACATTAATAGATATTTGGAAAAACAAGAGTATCCCGAGAAGGCATCCATGACTGATAAAAAGGCTTTAAAAATATTTTGTGCTAAGTTCTTCCTGAAAGGGGATGTGCTATACAAGATGAATTTATATTTCGTGTTGCTCTGA